The Astatotilapia calliptera chromosome 2, fAstCal1.2, whole genome shotgun sequence genome includes a window with the following:
- the LOC113009285 gene encoding uncharacterized protein LOC113009285, with product MMVLFYLLLSARMGGCSNDHNFVTKTVDVGQNVTLSCIRQSTLLHQETLFWIRLVSGNQFEFLGGTFTFDYDDVNNTSHITVKQEPGTFIMQISKTKLSDTGFYYCIKVRQLAMTFLEGTFLTIKGPEPDVIQIRSSDRIHSGAQETLRCSVLSKYEKKTCPENPSVYWFRAGSEKSHSIYVHGNSGDECGSPEAPSQRKCVYSFSRNVSSSDPGPYYCAVAICGQIIFGNESKLDIKALDMWDLQTANTALFLLCAALVTSLMVIGFLIYTIKKNSCDCWNGSDGDQQGQQTEEDLMVYTVPAFNRRKNGKVERRNEKVTEGETVYSDVTVLAIN from the exons ATGATGGTCCTATTTTATTTACTGCTGTCAGCCAGAATGGGGG gtTGCTCAAATGATCACAATTTTGTGACAAAGACTGTTGATGTTGGACAAAATGTGACACTTTCGTGTATTCGCCAGTCAACACTTTTGCACCAGGAAACATTATTTTGGATCAGACTTGTTTCTGGAAACCAGTTTGAATTCTTGGGAGGAACATTCACCTTTGATTATGACGATGTTAACAATACGTCTCATATTACAGTAAAACAAGAACCTGGAACCTTTATTATGCAAATCAGTAAAACTAAACTAAGTGATACTGGTTTTTACTACTGCATAAAAGTCAGACAGCTTGCTATGACCTTTTTGGAGGGAACATTTCTGACAatcaaag GACCAGAACCTGATGTCATACAAATACGATCTTCTGATCGTATTCATTCAGGAGCCCAAGAGACTCTGCGGTGTTCAGTCCTCTCTAAGTATGAGAAGAAAACGTGTCCAGAAAATCCCAGTGTGTACTGGTTCAGAGCTGGATCAGAGAAATCCCATTCCATTTATGTTCATGGAAACAGTGGTGATGAATGTGGGAGTCCTGAAGCTCCCTCACAACGTAAATGTGTCTACAGCTTCTCAAGGAACGTCAGCTCCTCTGATCCTGGGCCTTACTACTGTGCTGTGGCCATATGTGGACAGATCATTTTTGGAAATGAATCAAAACTGGACATTAAAG cactTGACATGTGGGATTTGCAGACGGCCAACACAGCTCTCTTTTTGTTATGTGCTGCTTTGGTTACAAGTCTGATGGTTATAGGTTTCCTCATCTATACCATCAAGAAAAACTCTTGTGATTGTTGGAATG GCAGTGATGGTGATCAGCAAGGTCAGCag ACAGAAGAGGACCTCATGGTTTATACTGTACCAGCTTTCAACAGGAGGAAAAATGGTAAAGTAGAGCGAAGGAATGAAAAAGTGACAGAGGGAGAAACAGTCTACAGTGATGTCACTGTTTTAGCCATAAATTAA